In Myxocyprinus asiaticus isolate MX2 ecotype Aquarium Trade chromosome 8, UBuf_Myxa_2, whole genome shotgun sequence, a single genomic region encodes these proteins:
- the LOC127444814 gene encoding uncharacterized protein LOC127444814, producing the protein MASVPEQLLETLDELEENKLKRFKWHLKQEGSISAGELENADAIDTVDLMVECYEPEEAMKITLNILKKMKQNQLAEELKNKYKEVQNTPVQISSPSQTGLSVDLNAETGSTVNAPVINGNIISGPVTINFTSNTGAIGLQTLTERQITGKHAGKQEYDVLQKIMTNHKDYMKEKTERVFEGKKENKTHFKKVYTELFITEGDFTDVNHEHEILKIDRAFKTSNSEDTPINCNDIFSLLRQRAEGNIVLTKGIAGIGKTFSVHKFIMDWAEGKANQHIDCMFLLPFRDINLIKDKEFSLHEFLQEFYPQLEELKDTKWSESCKLAFIFDGLDESRLPLNFNCKSLHCVNSRSSVDALFTSLVKGKLLPSSLIWITSRPAAANQIPPEYVGLFTEVRGFTDKQKEEFFRNRIKDETQASKIISHIKTYRSLYIMCHIPVFCWISATVLHKILIQNNGEDIPSTLTEMYIHFLLIQMNMKNQKYDEKNERERSKLLGSNKEIISKLAKLAFEQLRKENIMFYEEDLKACGIDLIDESESTGLCTEIFKKDSVLHEMKVYYFIHLTVQEFLAALHVFLCYVNKNMEELDFFLENSRPEKDLLYVLLREAIDKAKASKRGHYDLFIRFLLGISLESNQKLLTGLLTHTEDSKTSINKTIDYIKHLQNNDKCPDKSISHFFCILELQDRSLYQQIRKYLSSNVIDNCRKISTSNCSALVYVLLMSEEVLDEFNPKKISQTYAGCRRLVPVMRCCKKALFSDCGLTETCCETVASALQLEDCPLRELDLSDNYSIEAGVKLLCAGLKSPHCKLETLRLARCHFSLDSCMELMSSLKRISCHFSELDFSSNDLHDSGLQQLLHGMDSKEGKLKILRLSWCNLTEKSCEVLSLILSSDSLLRELDLSNNDLQDSGVKLISDALKSTNCKLEILGLSGCMVTEVGCCYLASALSSNPSRLKELDLSYNHPGESGVSLLSERLNDPNCKLDKLKTDPNGQHFIKSGIRKYACNLTLDPDTAHNELFLSDENRRVTRVTEKQSYPDHPDRFEPCGQILCRECLTGRCYWEAEWSGSQGVVEVTYKGIPRKNYNLAMMGASKLGNNDVSWKLTCGEITYVSHDEVNINVKAPSSRSSRVGVYVDSAAGTLTFYSISDTHTLTHLHTFNTTFTEPLYAGFKVDCGTLSLCQMEFANHNDGDVNKNSNSLHLLKPTRIYPLYSHHFGYVIIIIIIIITTFTFSISKSEIRHRQKSKDRESSLIGSDKLQENAENNVYIICGYEGPQDGKNHPESLPTNPSETERSVYAMPQLSTNSSETDRTIYSVAHLPTNTSAAECSVYAVVQLPKVRKKYPGHDVKPDLSSVTTYTSYQGGSVDIRCPYEPKYESNIKYLCRGKCSTLRIVSEKDIPITSGMSARDQRFSLNVDTRAKIFTVTITDLKPNDEGQYWCAIERPLSDVYTEIRVNIRKRKELSITCHYKHDATDNDKFFCKGKDPSLCETSGIKVSSEKHKHGRFSLSDDISARDFIVTITDLREEDSGIYWCGYVVKTIFKQTHNEWISAIDLKISEVTPGTSTTSKRTSPQITTTASFYITKPASADPASNRPVTTASSLSTSSSSCLLLPSSSSSSTDSFSPKPQSGFTSIIMLLVVVMLLVFGFLVIVYIRRKQKKKELQFRGAVCCSMENLPDGEIGKTKEGTHSIYDYEEILLTNDHPDYSLFHPVFGEDDASVYAVAQLPSITSDSVTYSTIKLQNTAHSDRTSPDGQTTCDYATTQVDKMASIPEQLLETLDELEENKLKRFKWHLKQEGSISAGELENADAIDTVDLMVECYEPEEAMKITLNILKKMKQNQLAEELKNKYKEGLQTPSEGSISGKHERKQEEDVLQKIIANHKYYMKEKTERVFEGKKENKTHLKKVYTELFITEGDFTDVNHEHEILKIDRAFKTSKSEDTPINCNDIFSLLRQRAEGNIVLTKGIAGVGKTFSVHKFIMDWAEGKANQHIDCMFLLPFREINLIIDKEISLNEFLQEFYPQLKELKDTKLYESCTIAFIFDGLDESRLPLNFICKSLHCVNTRSSVDALFTSLVKGKLLPSAFIWVTSRPAAANQIPPEYVGLFTEVRGFADKQKEEYLRKRIKDETQASKIISHIKTSRSLYIMCHIPVFCWIAATVLHEILIQNNGEDIPSTLTEMYVHFLLIQMNMKNQKYDKKNERDRTKLLGSNKEMILKLAKLAFEQLRKENIMFYEEDLKACGIDLIDESESTGLCTEIFKKDSVLHKMKVYYFIHLSVQEFLAALHVFLCYLNKNMEELDFFLENSRPEKDLLYVLLRKAIDKAKVSKRGNFDLFIRFLLGISLESNQKLLTGLLTHTEDSKRSINKTIQYIKQLQNNDKCPDKSINHFFCILELQDRSLYQQIRKYLSSGVINKRREISTSNCSVMVYVLLMSEEVLDEFNPKKFNPTYAGCRRLVPVIRCCKRALFSDCGLTETCCETVASALQLEDCPLSELDLSDNYSIEAGVKMLCAGLKSPHCKLDTLRLARCHFGQDSCRELVSALKIITCHLAELDLSSNDLHDSGLQQLLRGMDNTERKLKILRLSWCNLTGKSCEILAMILSSDSLLRELDLSNNDLQDSGVKLISDALKSTNCSLEILGLSGCMVTEVGCCYLASALSSNPSHLKELDLSYNHPGESGVKLLSESLSDPNCTLQKLKIDPNGQHFIKSGIRKYACNLTLDPNTAHVELFLSEENRRVTQVTEKQPYPDHPDRFEPCRQVLCRESLIDRCYWEAEWSYSKGVVGVTYKCIPRKKDNLAVVEASQLGNNDMSWKLTCGVITYVSHNKVNINIKAPSSRSSRAGVYVDSAAGTLSFYSISDTHTLTHLYTFLTSFKEPLYAVFNVESGTLSLCQME; encoded by the exons ATGGCATCAGTTCCAGAGCAGCTTCTGGAAACACTGGATGAGCTGGAAGAAAACAAACTGAAAAGGTTTAAATGGCATTTAAAACAAGAAGGGTCCATTTCAGCTGGTGAATTGGAAAATGCAGATGCCATTGACACAGTGGATCTGATGGTGGAGTGTTATGAACCAGAAGAAGCTATGAAGATCACATTGAACATCCTGAAGAAGATGAAACAAAACCAGCTGGCTGAAGAGTTAAAAAACAAGTACAAGGAAG TGCAAAATACTCCAGTTCAGATCAGTAGTCCCTCTCAGACGGGACTCAGTGTTGATCTGAATGCTGAAACGGGTTCAACTGTAAATGCTCCTGTAATCAATGGAAACATTATCTCAGGCCCAGTTACCATCAACTTCACCTCAAATACTGGTGCTATCG GGCTGCAAACACTCACAGAGAGACAGATAACTGGGAAACATGCAGGAAAACAAG AATATGATGTTTTGCAAAAAATCATGACAAATCACAAAGACTACATGAAGGAgaaaactgaacgtgtttttgaaggcaaaaaagaaaataaaacacatttcaagAAAGTTTACACTGAACTCTTTATCACTGAAGGTGATTTTACAGATGTCAATCATGAACACGAGATTCTGAAGATCGACAGAGCTTTCAAAACCTCAAACTCTGAGGACACGCCAATCAACTGCAATGACATATTTAGCTTATTGAGGCAAAGGGCGGAGGGTAACATTGTGCTGACCAAGGGAATCGCTGGCATTGGAAAAACCTTCTCTGTGCACAAGTTCATTATGGATTGGGCTGAAGGAAAAGCAAATCAGCATATAGACTGCATGTTCCTGCTTCCATTTCGTGATATTAACTTGATTAAAGATAAGGAGTTCAGTCTCCATGAGTTTCTACAAGAATTTTATCCTCAACTGGAAGAGCTCAAGGATACAAAGTGGTCTGAAAGTTGTAAGCTTGCATTTATTTTTGATGGACTCGATGAAAGTCGTCTTCCATTGAATTTCAATTGCAAATCACTGCACTGTGTAAATTCACGGTCATCTGTTGATGCTTTGTTTACAAGTTTAGTCAAAGGGAAACTTCTTCCATCATCTCTCATCTGGATAACCTCCCGACCCGCAGCAGCCAATCAGATCCCTCCTGAGTATGTGGGTTTGTTCACAGAGGTGCGAGGATTCACTGACAAACAGAAGGAGGAATTCTTCAGAAACAGAATCAAAGATGAGACTCAGGCCTCCAAAATCATCTCACACATCAAGACATATCGTAGTCTCTACATCATGTGTCACATTCCTGTTTTTTGTTGGATATCAGCTACTGTTCTTCACAAAATTCTCATCCAGAACAATGGGGAGGACATTCCTTCAACACTTactgaaatgtacatacacttccTGCTAATACAGATGAACATGAAGAACCAAAAGTATGATGAAAAAAACGAAAGAGAACGCTCAAAGCTTTTGGGTTCAAACAAAGAAATTATCTCAAAGTTGGCTAAACTGGCATTCGAACAGCTGAGGAAGGAAAATATAATGTTCTATGAGGAGGATTTGAAAGCATGTGGCATTGACTTAATTGATGAGTCAGAGTCTACGGGATTATGCACAGAGATCTTTAAGAAAGACTCTGTGCTTCATGAGATGAAGGTTTATTACTTCATACATCTGACTGTCCAAGAGTTCCTTGCTGCTCTGCACGTGTTCCTCTGCTACGTGAACAAGAACATGGAAGAGCTCGATTTTTTCCTGGAGAATTCACGTCCTGAGAAAGACCTGCTGTACGTGTTGCTGAGGGAAGCAATTGACAAAGCCAAGGCAAGCAAGAGGGGGCATTACGATCTCTTTATTCGGTTCTTGCTGGGCATTTCTCTCGAGTCTAATCAAAAACTCCTCACAGGCTTGTTGACACACACGGAGGACAGTAAAACAAGCATCAATAAAACGATCGATTACATCAAGCATTTGCAAAACAACGATAAGTGCCCTGACAAATCCATCAGCCATTTTTTCTGCATCCTCGAGCTGCAGGATAGATCCCTGTACCAGCAAATCAGGAAATATCTGAGTTCAAATGTCATAGACAATTGTCGAAAGATCTCTACCTCAAACTGCTCAGCGCTGGTCTATGTGCTCTTGATGTCAGAGGAGGTGCTGGATGAGTTCAACCCAAAAAAGATCAGCCAAACATATGCAGGATGTAGGAGACTGGTCCCAGTAATGAGATGTTGCAAAAAAGCTCT GTTTTCAGACTGTGGACTGACAGAAACATGCTGTGAAACAGTGGCTTCAGCTCTTCAGTTAGAGGACTGCCCCCTGAGAGAGCTGGACCTGAGTGACAATTACAGTATTGAAGCTGGAGTGAAACTGCTTTGTGCTGGACTGAAGAGTCCTCACTGTAAACTAGAGACACTAAG GTTGGCTCGATGCCATTTTAGCCTGGACAGCTGCATGGAGCTAATGTCTTCGCTCAAGAGGATCTCATGTCATTTCAGTGAGCTTGACTTCAGCAGCAATGATCTGCACGACTCTGGACTCCAACAGCTCTTACATGGAATGGACAGCAAAGAGGGAAAGCTTAAAATTCTT AGGTTAAGCTGGTGTAACCTCACTGAGAAGAGTTGTGAGGTCCTTTCCTTGATTCTCAGCTCAGATTCCCTCCTGAGAGAGCTCGATCTGAGTAACAATGACCTGcaggattcaggagtgaagctgATCTCTGATGCACTGAAGAGTACAAACTGTAAACTAGAGATACTGGG ATTATCTGGTTGTATGGTGACAGAAGTTGGCTGTTGTTATCTGGCTTCAGCTCTGAGTTCAAACCCTTCACGCCTGAAAGAGCTGGATCTGAGCTACAATCATCCAGGTGAATCAGGAGTCAGTCTGCTCTCTGAGAGACTCAATGATCCAAACTGCAAACTGGATAAACTCAA aaCTGATCCTAATGGTCAACACTTCATCAAATCAGGGATAAGAAAGT ATGCCTGTAATCTTACACTGGATCCAGACACAGCACACAATGAGCTCTTTCTCTCTGATGAAAACAGACGGGTGACACGAGTAACTGAGAAGCAGTCATATCCTGATCATCCAGACAGATTTGAACCCTGTGGCCAGATTCTGTGTCGAGAGTGTCTGACTGGACGCTGTTACTGGGAGGCTGAATGGAGTGGTTCACAGGGGGTGGTGGAAGTAACGTACAAAGGCATACCTCGCAAGAACTATAATCTTGCTATGATGGGGGCCAGTAAACTTGGAAACAATGATGTGTCGTGGAAGCTTACCTGTGGGGAGATTACATATGTTTCTCACGATGAAGTGAACATTAACGTAAAGGCTCCAAGCTCTCGTTCGTCCAGAGTAGGAGTGTATGTGGACTCGGCAGCTGGCACGTTAACATTCTACAGCATTtctgacactcacacactcacacacttacacacttttAACACCACATTCACTGAACCGCTCTATGCTGGATTTAAGGTGGATTGTGGCACTTTGTCCTTGTGTCAGATGGA GTTCGCTAACCACAATGACGGCGATGTCAACAAAAACTCAAACAGTCTCCATCTACTCAAACCAACCAGGATCTACCCATTATACAGTCATCACTTTGGctatgtcatcatcatcatcatcatcatcatcaccacatTCACATTCAGTATCAGTAAAAGTGAAATCAG ACACAGACAAAAGAGTAAAG ATCGAGAGTCTTCACTTATTGGTAGTGACAAACTGCAAGAAAATGCTGAAAAT AATGTTTATATTATCTGTGGCTATGAGGGACCTCAAGACGGCAAAAATCACCCTGAGTCACTACCCACAAACCCTTCTGAGACAGAGAGATCTGTTTATGCCATGCCACAATTATCCACAAACTCTTCTGAAACTGACAGGACCATTTACTCCGTGGCTCATTTACCCACAAACACCTCTGCAGCGGAGTGTTCAGTTTACGCGGTGGTCCAGTTACCCAAAGTTCGCAAAAAATATCCAGGTCATGACGTTAAACCAGACCTTTCCA GTGTCACAACATACACTTCATATCAGGGAGGAAGTGTTGATATCAGATGCCCCTATGAGCCCAAATATGAAAGTAACATAAAGTACCTCTGCAGAGGAAAATGCTCCACTCTGCGTATTGTTTCAGAAAAGGATATACCCATTACATCTGGAATGTCTGCTAGAGATCAGAGATTCTCTTTGAATGTCGACACCAGAGCCAAAATCTTCACTGTCACTATAACAGATCTGAAACCAAACGATGAAGGACAGTACTGGTGTGCTATAGAGAGACCTCTATCTGATGTCTACACTGAGATTCGAGTAAATATCAGAAAAA GAAAGGAGCTGTCCATCACATGTCATTACAAACATGATGCCACAGATAATGACAAATTCTTCTGTAAAGGAAAAGACCCATCCTTATGTGAGACATCTGGGATCAAAGTTTCATCTGAGAAACACAAACATGGCAGATTTTCTCTGAGTGATGATATATCTGCAAGAGATTTTATTGTGACCATCACTGATCTGAGAGAAGAGGATTCTGGGATATACTGGTGTGGATATGTGGTAAAGACAATATTTAAACAAACGCATAACGAGTGGATTTCAGCAATTGATCTAAAGATTTCTGAAG TCACACCAGGTACATCAACCACATCAAAGAGGACGTCACCTCAAATAACCACAACAGCTTCCTTTTACATCACTAAACCAGCATCAGCAGATCCTGCATCAAACAGACCTGTCACAACTGCATCATCATTATCAACTTCATCTTCATCATGTTTACTTCTCCCATCATCATCTTCCTCTTCTACTGATTCATTCTCACCCAAACCACAATCAG GTTTTACAAGTATCATTATGCTGCTGGTTGTGGTCATGCTGTTGGTGTTTGGATTCTTAGTGATTGTTTACATCAGAcggaaacaaaagaaaaaag AACTGCAGTTCAGAGGAGCTGTTTGTTGCTCAATGGAGAATCTGCCCGATGGAGAGATTGGAAAAACTAAagaa GGCACTCATTCCATCTATGATTATGAAGAGATCCTTCTGACAAATGATCATCCTGATTACAGTTTGTTTCATCCTGTATTTGGTGAAGATGATGCCTCTGTTTATGCTGTAGCACAATTACCCAGCATCACCTCTGATAGTGTCACTTATTCCACCATCAAATTACAGAATACAGCTCATTCAGACAGAACCTCTCCTGATGGGCAGACAACATGTGACTATGCAACT ACCCAGGTAGACAAGATGGCATCTATTCCAGAACAGCTTCTGGAAACACTGGATGAGCTGGAAGAAAACAAATTGAAAAGGTTTAAATGGCATTTAAAACAAGAAGGGTCCATTTCAGCTGGTGAATTGGAAAATGCAGATGCCATTGACACAGTGGATCTGATGGTGGAGTGTTATGAACCAGAAGAAGCTATGAAGATCACATTGAACATCCTGAAGAAGATGAAACAAAACCAGCTGGCTGAAGAGTTAAAAAACAAGTACAAGGAAG GGCTTCAAACACCCTCAGAGGGATCAATATCTGGAAAACATGAAAGAAAACAAG AGGAGGATGTCTTGCAAAAAATCATTGCAAACCACAAATACTACATGAAGGAgaaaactgaacgtgtttttgagggcaaaaaagaaaataaaacacatcTCAAGAAAGTTTACACTGAACTCTTTATCACTGAAGGCGATTTTACGGACGTCAATCATGAACACGAGATTCTGAAGATCGACAGAGctttcaaaacctcaaaatctGAGGACACGCCAATCAACTGCAATGACATATTTAGCTTATTGAGGCAAAGGGCGGAGGGTAACATTGTTCTGACCAAGGGAATCGCTGGCGTTGGAAAAACCTTCTCTGTTCACAAGTTCATTATGGATTGGGCTGAAGGAAAAGCAAATCAGCATATAGACTGCATGTTCCTGCTTCCATTCCGAGAGATTAACTTGATTATAGATAAAGAGATCAGCCTCAATGAGTTTCTACAGGAATTTTATCCTCAACTGAAAGAGCTCAAGGATACAAAGTTGTATGAAAGTTGTACGATTGCTTTTATTTTCGACGGACTCGATGAAAGTCGTCTTCCGTTGAATTTCATTTGCAAATCACTTCACTGTGTTAATACACGGTCATCTGTTGATGCTTTGTTTACAAGTTTAGTCAAAGGGAAACTTCTTCCATCAGCTTTTATCTGGGTGACCTCACGACctgcagcagccaatcaaatcCCTCCTGAGTATGTGGGTTTGTTCACAGAGGTGCGAGGATTCGCTGACAAACAGAAGGAGGAATACTTAAGAAAGAGAATCAAAGATGAGACTCAGGCCTCCAAAATCATCTCACACATCAAGACATCTCGTAGTCTCTACATCATGTGTCACATTCCTGTATTTTGCTGGATAGCAGCTACTGTTCTACATGAAATTCTCATCCAGAACAATGGGGAGGACATTCCTTCAACACTTACTGAAATGTACGTTCACTTCCTGCTTATACAAATGAACATGAAGAACCAaaagtatgataaaaaaaatgaaagagatCGCACAAAGCTATTAGGTTCAAACAAAGAAATGATATTAAAGTTGGCTAAACTGGCATTCGAACAGCTGAGGAAGGAAAATATAATGTTCTATGAGGAGGATTTGAAAGCATGTGGCATTGACTTAATTGATGAGTCAGAGTCTACGGGATTATGCACAGAGATCTTTAAGAAAGACTCTGTGCTTCATAAGATGAAGGTTTATTACTTCATACATCTGAGTGTCCAAGAGTTCCTCGCTGCTCTGCATGTATTCCTCTGCTACCTGAATAAGAACATGGAGGAACTCGATTTTTTCCTGGAGAATTCACGTCCTGAGAAAGACCTGCTGTACGTGTTGCTGAGGAAAGCAATTGACAAAGCCAAGGTGAGCAAGAGGGGGAATTTCGACCTCTTCATCCGGTTCTTGCTGGGCATTTCTCTTGAGTCCAATCAAAAACTCCTCACAGGCTTGTTGACCCACACAGAGGACAGTAAAAGAAGCATCAATAAAACAATCCAATATATCAAGCAACTGCAAAACAACGATAAGTGCCCTGACAAATCCATCAACCACTTTTTCTGCATCCTTGAGCTGCAGGACAGATCCCTGTACCAGCAAATCAGGAAATATCTGAGTTCAGGTGTCATAAACAAACGTCGAGAGATCTCCACCTCAAACTGCTCAGTAATGGTCTATGTGCTCCTGATGTCAGAGGAGGTGTTGGATGAGTTCAACCCAAAGAAGTTCAACCCAACGTATGCAGGATGCAGGAGACTAGTCCCAGTAATTAGATGCTGCAAAAGAGCTCT GTTTTCAGACTGTGGACTGACAGAAACATGCTGTGAAACTGTGGCTTCAGCTCTTCAGTTAGAGGACTGCCCCCTGAGCGAGCTGGACCTGAGTGACAATTACAGTATTGAAGCTGGCGTGAAAATGCTCTGTGCTGGACTGAAGAGTCCTCACTGTAAACTAGATACACTGAG GCTGGCCCGGTGTCATTTTGGTCAGGACAGCTGCAGGGAGCTGGTGTCTGCTCTCAAGATAATCACATGTCATCTGGCTGAGCTTGACCTCAGCAGCAATGATCTGCACGACTCTGGACTCCAACAGCTCTTACGTGGAATGGACAACACAGAGAGAAAACTTAAAATTCT CAGGTTGAGCTGGTGTAACCTCACTGGGAAGAGTTGTGAGATTCTTGCCATGATTCTTAGCTCAGATTCCCTCCTGAGAGAGCTGGATCTGAGTAACAATGACCTGcaggattcaggagtgaagctgATCTCTGATGCACTAAAGAGTACAAACTGTTCATTGGAGATACTGGG ATTATCAGGTTGTATGGTGACAGAGGTTGGCTGTTGTTATCTGGCTTCAGCTCTGAGTTCAAACCCATCACACCTGAAAGAGCTGGATCTGAGCTACAATCACCCAGGAGAATCAGGAGTCAAACTGCTCTCTGAGAGTCTCAGTGATCCAAACTGTACACTACAGAAACTCAA
- the LOC127445480 gene encoding CMRF35-like molecule 5: MIQVCCDKLLAFHLLLISFHLMSVVKCGSNEILTLTANERGKVEIQCPYESRYEENVKYLCKGEYKILNKDIPVSSGSTANDKRFSLIDNSTTHIFTVTITDLRPEDEHTYWCGVKTGFGHFDDNTKILLKIKQGSLTTMTAMSTKTQTVSIYSNQPGSTHYTVITLAMSSSSSSSSSPHSHSVSVKVKSDFIVVIIMLSVTVILLVFGLSLFVSYRHRQKSKDRESSLIGSDKLQENAENNVYIICGYEGPQDGKNHPESLPTNPSETERSVYAMPQLSTNSSETDRTIYSVAHLPTNTSAAECSVYAVVQLPKVRKKYPGHDVKPDLSSKT; encoded by the exons ATGATCCAGGTCTGTTGTGATAAACTTCTTGCATTTCACCTACTGCTCATCTCCTTCCACCTCATGTCAG TGGTGAAATGTGGGTCAAATGAGATCTTGACTTTAACAGCAAATGAAAGAGGAAAAGTTGAAATACAGTGTCCATATGAGTCACGATATGAAGAAAATGTGAAGTATCTCTGTAAGGGCGAATACAAAATACTAAATAAAGACATACCTGTAAGTTCTGGATCGACAGCCAATGATAAAAGATTCTCTCTGATTGATAACTCAACGACTCACATCTTTACTGTCACCATCACTGATCTGAGACCAGAGGATGAACACACATACTGGTGTGGAGTAAAGACAGGCTTTGGACACTTTGATGACAATACAAAGATTCTACTGAAAATTAAACAAG GTTCGCTAACCACAATGACGGCGATGTCAACAAAAACTCAAACAGTCTCCATCTACTCAAACCAACCAGGATCTACCCATTATACAGTCATCACTTTGGctatgtcatcatcatcatcatcatcatcatcaccacatTCACATTCAGTATCAGTAAAAGTGAAATCAG ATTTTATTGTGGTCATCATCATGCTGTCTGTAACAGTAATTCTGCTTGTGTTTGGACTTTCACTCTTTGTGTCCTATAGACACAGACAAAAGAGTAAAG ATCGAGAGTCTTCACTTATTGGTAGTGACAAACTGCAAGAAAATGCTGAAAAT AATGTTTATATTATCTGTGGCTATGAGGGACCTCAAGACGGCAAAAATCACCCTGAGTCACTACCCACAAACCCTTCTGAGACAGAGAGATCTGTTTATGCCATGCCACAATTATCCACAAACTCTTCTGAAACTGACAGGACCATTTACTCCGTGGCTCATTTACCCACAAACACCTCTGCAGCGGAGTGTTCAGTTTACGCGGTGGTCCAGTTACCCAAAGTTCGCAAAAAATATCCAGGTCATGACGTTAAACCAGACCTTTCCAGTAAGACCTAA